One region of Aurantimonas sp. HBX-1 genomic DNA includes:
- a CDS encoding polysaccharide biosynthesis/export family protein, translating into MMRRTTLALIGAMMAALAGCASYKPVAPAFHAVLNQPYRLDSGDVLRVTVFEQTGLTNAYPVDKAGYLSFPLIGLVPARGRTTHELEQVLADRLRGGYLVDPDVTVQVDQYRPFFIMGEVTTGGQYTYVPGMTVQKAVAIAGGFTPRAEQESVDITRQVGGRILTGRVLTSDPIVPGDTLYIRERWF; encoded by the coding sequence ATGATGCGAAGGACCACCCTGGCGCTCATCGGCGCGATGATGGCGGCACTGGCGGGATGCGCTTCCTACAAGCCGGTTGCGCCAGCCTTTCATGCCGTCCTCAATCAGCCGTACCGGCTCGACAGCGGCGACGTGCTGCGCGTCACCGTCTTCGAGCAGACGGGGCTGACCAACGCCTATCCGGTCGACAAGGCCGGCTACCTCTCCTTTCCGCTGATCGGCCTGGTCCCCGCGCGCGGCCGCACCACGCATGAGCTCGAACAGGTGCTGGCCGACCGGCTGCGGGGTGGCTACCTGGTGGATCCGGACGTCACGGTGCAGGTCGACCAGTACCGTCCCTTCTTCATCATGGGCGAGGTCACGACGGGTGGCCAGTACACCTACGTCCCCGGCATGACCGTCCAGAAGGCCGTCGCCATCGCCGGTGGCTTCACGCCCCGGGCCGAGCAGGAATCGGTCGACATCACCCGGCAGGTCGGGGGCCGCATCCTCACCGGGCGCGTGCTGACCTCCGATCCCATCGTCCCCGGCGACACGCTCTACATACGCGAGCGCTGGTTCTAG
- a CDS encoding glycosyltransferase family 25 protein, translated as MKIVYYVINLDRSPDRLAAISADAALSGLTLQRVPAVDGAAAPVQERDAVLDEAGFRRLHGKVPMDGEYGCYASHLGAFDDFLASDADAAVIFEDDVRPGPGFRSAVEAIAAVDDWDLVKLMHHRLPALRARRRLPGGGELGLAWFGPTGSSACYLINRRAAKILREQLVPMRLPYDVALERGWAHGIRVRHVRPDLVASNPATKKSLIGGTKKYAAARLAPWRRLTTLAFRTSELFRRGIYAARGADRA; from the coding sequence TTGAAGATCGTCTACTACGTCATCAATCTCGACCGGTCGCCCGACCGCCTCGCCGCCATCTCGGCGGATGCCGCGCTGAGCGGGCTGACCTTGCAGCGCGTGCCAGCCGTGGACGGCGCCGCCGCGCCTGTCCAGGAACGGGACGCCGTCCTCGACGAGGCGGGGTTCAGGCGCCTGCATGGCAAGGTTCCGATGGATGGCGAGTATGGTTGCTATGCCAGCCATCTCGGCGCCTTCGACGATTTCCTGGCGAGCGATGCCGATGCCGCGGTGATCTTCGAGGACGATGTCCGGCCAGGCCCGGGATTCCGGTCCGCCGTCGAGGCGATCGCCGCGGTCGACGACTGGGATCTCGTCAAGCTGATGCATCACCGCCTGCCGGCCTTGCGCGCGCGCCGACGGCTACCGGGCGGTGGCGAACTCGGGCTCGCCTGGTTCGGTCCGACCGGCAGTTCCGCCTGCTATCTGATCAATCGCCGGGCGGCGAAGATCCTGCGGGAGCAACTCGTTCCGATGCGGCTGCCCTACGACGTGGCGCTCGAGCGCGGCTGGGCGCATGGCATTCGCGTCCGCCACGTCCGGCCCGATCTCGTCGCCAGCAATCCGGCGACCAAGAAGAGCCTGATCGGCGGCACGAAGAAATACGCGGCGGCGCGGCTTGCGCCCTGGCGGCGGCTGACGACCCTGGCCTTCCGCACGTCGGAGCTCTTTCGCCGCGGCATCTACGCGGCGAGGGGAGCGGACCGCGCATGA
- a CDS encoding undecaprenyl-phosphate glucose phosphotransferase, whose protein sequence is MANIEDGLPFTREALRAFRSEPTDEATALNAFARRAALQYQNDFITPRLLAGLWRGIEFALLMGLGLLIFTLYVGSSSHLWLSYLLLSVLGAAAGVVAIGLVDGYDLAILKGSLLQLWRVALAWAGTLSLLTAALFFLFNDGAHSRVWLGTWFVAGLATLALGRFVLRAKIRRWARNGRMERRAVVVGGGQGAETLIRGLEGQQDSDIRICGIFDDRDDSRSPPLVAGYPKLGNIRELVEFARLARIDMLIVTLPLSAEQRLLSMLKHLWVLPLDIRLSAHSAQLRFRPRTYSYVGDIPLIDVFDQPLADWDRVGKRLFDVVFASLALVALAPLMLGTALAIKLDSRGPVLFRQKRHGFNNQIVEIYKFRSLFHEMSDPLARQIVTRNDKRVTPVGRFIRRTSIDELPQLFNVLRGELSLVGPRPHAVHAISSCNETFVQIVDGYFGRHKVKPGITGWAQIKGWRGEIDRPDKLEKRFEHDLYYIENWSLLLDLYILVMTPLSLLKSESAY, encoded by the coding sequence ATGGCGAATATCGAGGATGGCCTGCCGTTCACCCGGGAAGCACTGCGGGCGTTCCGGTCGGAGCCGACCGACGAGGCGACCGCGCTGAACGCCTTCGCCCGGCGCGCTGCGCTGCAGTACCAGAACGACTTCATCACGCCGCGCCTGCTGGCCGGCCTGTGGCGCGGCATCGAGTTCGCGCTCCTGATGGGTCTCGGCCTGCTGATCTTCACCCTCTATGTCGGCTCGTCCAGCCATCTGTGGCTGTCCTACCTGCTCCTGTCGGTGCTCGGCGCCGCCGCCGGCGTGGTCGCCATCGGCCTGGTGGACGGATACGACCTCGCGATTTTGAAGGGCAGCCTCCTGCAGCTCTGGCGCGTCGCGTTGGCCTGGGCAGGCACGCTGTCGCTGCTCACCGCGGCGCTGTTCTTCCTGTTCAACGACGGTGCGCATTCGCGTGTCTGGCTCGGGACCTGGTTCGTCGCCGGCCTGGCGACGCTGGCGCTCGGGCGCTTCGTGCTGCGCGCCAAGATCCGCCGCTGGGCGCGCAACGGCCGCATGGAACGGCGCGCGGTGGTTGTCGGTGGCGGCCAGGGCGCCGAGACGCTGATCCGCGGGCTCGAGGGCCAGCAGGACAGCGACATCCGGATCTGCGGCATCTTCGACGATCGTGACGATTCCCGCTCGCCTCCGCTCGTCGCCGGCTATCCCAAGCTCGGCAATATCCGCGAGTTGGTGGAGTTCGCCCGCCTTGCCCGCATCGACATGCTGATCGTCACGCTGCCGCTGTCGGCGGAGCAGCGCCTGCTTTCGATGCTGAAGCACCTCTGGGTGCTGCCGCTGGACATCCGCCTCTCGGCCCATTCGGCGCAGCTGCGCTTCCGGCCCCGCACCTATTCCTATGTCGGCGACATCCCGCTGATCGACGTCTTCGACCAGCCGCTCGCCGACTGGGACCGCGTCGGCAAGCGGCTGTTCGACGTGGTGTTCGCCAGCCTCGCGCTGGTGGCGCTGGCGCCGCTGATGCTTGGCACGGCCCTCGCCATCAAGCTGGATTCGCGGGGACCGGTGCTGTTCCGCCAGAAGCGCCACGGCTTCAACAACCAGATCGTCGAGATCTACAAGTTCCGCTCGCTCTTCCACGAGATGTCCGATCCGCTGGCCCGGCAGATCGTCACGCGGAACGACAAGCGGGTCACCCCCGTCGGCCGCTTCATCCGCCGCACCTCGATCGACGAGCTGCCGCAGCTGTTCAACGTCCTCAGGGGCGAGCTGTCGCTCGTCGGGCCGCGCCCGCACGCCGTCCACGCCATCTCCAGCTGCAACGAGACCTTCGTGCAGATCGTCGACGGCTATTTCGGCCGGCACAAGGTCAAGCCGGGCATCACCGGCTGGGCGCAGATCAAGGGCTGGCGCGGCGAGATCGACCGCCCCGACAAGCTCGAGAAGCGCTTCGAGCACGACCTCTACTACATCGAGAACTGGTCGCTGCTCCTCGACCTCTACATCCTGGTCATGACCCCGCTCAGCCTGCTGAAGTCCGAGTCGGCCTACTGA
- a CDS encoding 3'(2'),5'-bisphosphate nucleotidase CysQ, protein MTGPAIDPALIVEAVRAGMAAIVARTAAAGEVAYKADRSPVTEADEAAERAILAVIEPASSIPIIAEERFAAGQVPELDRRFLLIDPLDGTKSFIAGTPDYTVNVALIEAGIPVFGCVGIPATGAVFHGGVGSAPVVERDGEVHPLGTRPALSAVDVVASRSHMTPETEAYLSGVTVGDWASIGSSLKFCLLAEGKADLYPRFGRTMQWDTAAGDAILRAAGGLTVRTDGMPLPYGLTGMPGEDPFANPDFIAVGDRSLLRRPGILPGPDQ, encoded by the coding sequence GTGACGGGACCTGCAATCGATCCGGCGCTAATCGTCGAGGCCGTCCGGGCGGGCATGGCGGCCATCGTCGCGCGAACGGCGGCGGCAGGCGAGGTGGCCTACAAGGCGGACCGGTCGCCGGTGACGGAGGCCGACGAGGCCGCCGAGCGCGCCATTCTCGCGGTCATCGAACCAGCCTCGTCCATCCCGATCATCGCCGAGGAGCGGTTCGCCGCCGGGCAGGTTCCCGAACTCGACCGCCGCTTCCTGCTCATCGATCCGCTCGACGGCACCAAGAGCTTCATCGCCGGCACGCCCGACTACACGGTCAATGTCGCGCTGATCGAAGCGGGAATCCCGGTGTTCGGCTGCGTCGGTATTCCGGCCACAGGCGCGGTGTTCCATGGCGGTGTCGGCTCTGCGCCGGTCGTCGAGCGCGACGGAGAGGTGCATCCGCTCGGCACCCGCCCGGCGCTGTCGGCGGTCGACGTGGTCGCCAGCCGCAGCCACATGACGCCGGAAACCGAGGCGTATCTGTCGGGGGTCACCGTGGGTGACTGGGCGTCCATCGGTTCGTCGCTGAAATTCTGCCTGCTCGCCGAAGGCAAGGCCGATCTCTATCCGCGCTTCGGTCGCACCATGCAGTGGGACACCGCCGCGGGGGACGCGATCCTGCGAGCCGCCGGCGGCCTGACGGTGCGCACCGACGGCATGCCACTGCCGTACGGCCTGACGGGGATGCCGGGCGAGGACCCCTTCGCCAATCCCGACTTCATCGCCGTGGGCGATCGCTCGCTGCTGCGCCGCCCGGGCATACTGCCCGGGCCCGATCAGTAG
- a CDS encoding mannose-1-phosphate guanylyltransferase/mannose-6-phosphate isomerase: MPASSPLIIPIIMAGGAGTRLWPVSRDSMPKQFIPLLDSGMSTFQATLERLSGPGFDRPIVITNNDFRFIVAEQMALLRIDGEIVLEPERRDSAAAVAVGTVLAEMRSPDSVCVVVAADHAIGDTAAFAEDCRIAAAIAASGPIMTIGIVPDHPSTAYGYIEQAAEALGERAHRLARFVEKPEAAVAERYVAEGYLWNSGNFIFSVPTMLAEMERFCPDVLEAARAAVEHAARDLDFLRLDAKAFAASPKISIDYAVMEKTDRAGVLAASFDWSDIGSWDAIHALKEKDGDGNRLEGQVSVLATTNSFVRSEDMLATVVGLDDVIVVATHDAVLVAAKKEAGRVKDLVAQLRQQGRREAGEHLRIYRPWGWYQRIDLGDRFQVKHICVKPGGLLSLQRHHHRAEHWVVVHGTAEVTIDDTVKHYHENEAAYLPIGCIHRLHNPGKIDLKLIEVQVGSYTGEDDIVRIEDVYLRN, from the coding sequence ATGCCGGCATCATCGCCCCTCATCATTCCGATCATCATGGCCGGCGGCGCCGGAACGCGCCTCTGGCCGGTATCGCGCGACTCGATGCCGAAGCAGTTCATCCCGCTTCTCGACAGCGGCATGTCGACGTTCCAGGCGACGCTGGAGCGGCTGAGCGGACCCGGCTTCGACCGGCCGATCGTCATCACCAACAACGACTTCCGTTTCATCGTCGCGGAGCAGATGGCCCTGCTCCGCATCGACGGCGAGATCGTGCTCGAGCCCGAGCGCCGCGACTCCGCGGCGGCGGTCGCGGTCGGCACGGTGCTGGCGGAGATGCGCTCGCCGGACAGCGTCTGCGTCGTCGTCGCCGCCGACCATGCGATCGGCGACACCGCGGCCTTCGCCGAGGACTGCCGGATCGCCGCGGCCATCGCCGCGTCAGGCCCGATCATGACCATCGGCATCGTGCCGGACCATCCCTCCACCGCCTACGGCTACATCGAGCAGGCGGCGGAAGCCCTGGGCGAGCGCGCCCACCGGCTCGCCCGCTTCGTCGAGAAGCCGGAAGCCGCCGTCGCCGAGCGCTACGTCGCCGAAGGCTATCTGTGGAACAGCGGCAACTTCATCTTCTCGGTCCCGACGATGCTGGCCGAGATGGAGCGCTTCTGTCCCGACGTGCTGGAGGCGGCACGGGCGGCCGTCGAACACGCCGCGCGGGATCTCGACTTCCTGCGCCTCGACGCCAAGGCGTTTGCCGCCTCGCCGAAGATCTCGATCGACTACGCCGTGATGGAGAAGACCGACCGCGCCGGCGTCCTCGCCGCCAGCTTCGACTGGTCCGACATCGGCAGTTGGGACGCCATCCACGCCCTCAAGGAGAAGGATGGCGACGGCAACCGGCTGGAGGGACAGGTCAGCGTACTGGCGACCACCAACAGCTTCGTGCGCAGCGAGGACATGCTGGCAACCGTGGTCGGGCTCGACGACGTCATCGTCGTCGCGACGCATGACGCGGTCCTCGTCGCCGCGAAGAAGGAAGCCGGCCGGGTCAAGGACCTCGTCGCGCAGCTGCGCCAGCAGGGCCGACGCGAAGCGGGGGAGCATCTGCGGATCTACCGGCCGTGGGGCTGGTACCAGCGCATTGACCTCGGCGACCGGTTCCAGGTGAAGCACATCTGCGTCAAGCCGGGCGGGCTGCTGAGCTTGCAGCGCCACCACCACCGCGCCGAGCACTGGGTGGTCGTCCACGGCACCGCGGAGGTGACGATCGACGACACGGTGAAGCACTATCACGAGAACGAAGCCGCCTACCTGCCGATCGGCTGCATCCACCG
- a CDS encoding O-antigen ligase, producing the protein MIKRWLLARRPFDSPFLTLGVVMLVLGNPLAKWVFSLFGLIGVNLGFARHRTWRYADPAFSWAIVCYVAWSVVLVVARNEPILDNRFLTYCGIMLGFVFLPMSISLVRQPLDTLILGSRLAILAVLVLIPFDPLLNDNRLGLGLNEAILAFLVAVAGLAARMEAQRPEAYLPNSRLWTYVSLVPVLMTGTRAAWFVYLLVAVFDLMALLPRWREVPSRMRWLALPAAAAVLAVAVPATSLIETRWDAGLEEIQQLEETGVATGSVDVRAVMWAGTLAVVADHPLTGVGSTNRVAAVADAVGADNAIYVGSFTHLHNLFLDEAASNGLVGLVLLIGIFGVFLVQVTRAAPGGRVVETSYAFVFLVVTFGSFHGVLLNEWMVLSTFSFMTLVLVSIRREAFRVRYSTRPAVRVARRQA; encoded by the coding sequence ATGATCAAGCGATGGCTCCTGGCCCGACGGCCGTTCGATTCGCCGTTCCTGACCCTTGGTGTGGTGATGCTGGTCCTCGGCAATCCGCTCGCCAAATGGGTCTTCAGCCTGTTCGGCCTGATCGGCGTCAATCTCGGCTTCGCCCGGCACCGCACCTGGCGCTATGCCGACCCGGCATTCTCCTGGGCCATCGTCTGCTATGTCGCGTGGTCGGTGGTCCTCGTCGTCGCCCGCAACGAACCGATTCTCGACAACCGGTTCCTGACCTATTGCGGGATCATGCTCGGCTTCGTTTTCCTGCCGATGTCGATCAGCCTGGTCCGGCAGCCGCTCGACACGCTGATCCTTGGCTCGCGGCTGGCGATCCTCGCCGTGCTGGTGCTGATCCCGTTCGATCCGCTGCTCAACGACAATCGCCTGGGGCTCGGGCTCAACGAGGCGATCCTCGCGTTCCTCGTCGCGGTCGCGGGCCTGGCGGCGCGGATGGAGGCGCAGCGGCCGGAAGCCTATCTGCCCAACAGCCGGCTGTGGACCTATGTCTCGCTGGTTCCGGTGCTCATGACCGGCACGCGCGCCGCCTGGTTCGTCTACCTCCTCGTCGCCGTTTTCGATCTCATGGCGCTGCTGCCGCGGTGGCGCGAAGTGCCGAGTCGCATGCGGTGGCTGGCGTTGCCGGCGGCGGCCGCGGTCCTCGCGGTCGCGGTGCCGGCCACCTCGCTGATCGAGACACGCTGGGACGCCGGTCTCGAGGAGATCCAGCAGCTGGAAGAGACCGGGGTCGCGACCGGATCGGTCGACGTTCGGGCGGTCATGTGGGCCGGGACGCTAGCCGTCGTCGCCGACCACCCGCTGACGGGTGTCGGCAGCACCAACCGGGTGGCCGCGGTCGCGGATGCTGTCGGCGCCGACAATGCCATCTATGTCGGCAGCTTCACCCACCTGCACAATCTGTTTCTCGACGAGGCGGCATCGAACGGGCTGGTCGGCCTCGTCCTTCTGATCGGGATCTTCGGCGTGTTCCTGGTCCAGGTGACCCGGGCGGCGCCCGGCGGGCGGGTCGTCGAGACGTCCTACGCCTTCGTGTTCCTCGTCGTCACCTTCGGCTCCTTCCATGGGGTGCTGCTGAACGAATGGATGGTCCTGTCGACCTTCTCGTTCATGACGCTGGTCCTCGTCTCGATCCGGCGGGAGGCGTTCCGGGTTCGATACTCGACCCGTCCCGCGGTCCGTGTGGCCCGGCGTCAGGCCTAG